Proteins from a single region of Dehalococcoidia bacterium:
- a CDS encoding sodium-translocating pyrophosphatase, whose translation MSEILYGVIAAVVSLLTAGILFLRVQRINVVNEDVKNIGDLIKEGAMAFLKREYTVLSMFVIAVFVILVVFIDLDIFGIIGTSQGNINMSISYLIGAAGSALAGYFGMAAAVRGNSRTTEASQKSLNNGLRVAFSTGAVPGFAVVGIGLLGVSVLYLVFESATVIAGFGFGASSVGLFARVAGGVYTKAADVGADLVGKVEAGLPEDDPRNPATIADNVGDMVGDTAGMSADLFESYAGSLIATIALAVAATKSISSDLVILPIIVSSIGVIASIIGTFLVRTKEGASMNNLLWSFRIGIFGATILGLIGAGVYISAKGMDFNLLWVILFGNLLGIIVGTATEYFTSYEYKPVKWMASQSETGAASVIIAGIAVGLYSTVIPAITIAAGILISFTLAGGTVDDPIMGLYGIALASVGMLSTLAITLSTDSFGPVSDNAGGIAEQAGLDPQVRERTDALDSLGNTTAATGKGISVTSAVLTSLALLATYATVAGIDSLNLLNPKILVGAIIGGLLPFIFAGLTMAAVGRAAGAMIEEVRRQFREIKGLKEGKKGVKPDVAKAVEISTNGALKEMIVPGTLAILAPIAVGIIPFLGPEALGSMLAGSIISGFLLAIFLNNFGGAADNAKKYIELGNHGGKGSDAHEAGVIGDTVGDPTKDTSGPALNILLKLMAMVSIVFGPLFLGIGG comes from the coding sequence ATGTCTGAAATTTTATATGGTGTTATTGCAGCAGTAGTTTCTTTGCTCACAGCAGGAATTTTATTTTTGAGAGTTCAAAGAATTAATGTTGTTAATGAGGATGTTAAGAATATAGGAGATCTTATCAAGGAAGGTGCAATGGCTTTCTTGAAAAGAGAATATACTGTTCTATCTATGTTTGTTATAGCAGTATTTGTAATATTAGTTGTGTTTATAGATTTAGATATATTTGGAATAATTGGTACAAGCCAAGGTAATATAAATATGTCGATTTCTTACCTAATTGGTGCTGCTGGGTCTGCTTTGGCAGGATACTTTGGAATGGCTGCTGCTGTAAGAGGAAACTCTAGAACTACGGAAGCTTCCCAAAAAAGCCTAAATAATGGATTAAGAGTTGCCTTTAGTACAGGTGCAGTTCCTGGATTTGCAGTTGTTGGTATAGGTCTTCTTGGAGTATCAGTTTTATATTTAGTTTTTGAAAGTGCTACAGTAATAGCTGGTTTTGGTTTTGGAGCTAGCTCTGTTGGCTTATTTGCCAGAGTGGCTGGGGGTGTATATACAAAAGCTGCTGATGTTGGAGCTGATCTTGTTGGAAAAGTAGAAGCCGGCCTTCCTGAGGATGATCCTAGAAATCCAGCTACAATCGCTGATAATGTAGGTGATATGGTTGGAGATACTGCTGGTATGAGTGCTGATCTTTTTGAATCCTATGCAGGATCTCTTATTGCTACAATCGCTCTTGCGGTCGCTGCTACAAAAAGCATAAGTAGTGATTTGGTGATCCTTCCAATTATAGTTTCAAGTATTGGAGTAATTGCATCAATAATAGGAACATTCCTGGTTAGAACAAAAGAAGGTGCTTCAATGAATAATCTTCTATGGAGTTTCAGAATTGGAATTTTTGGAGCAACTATATTAGGTTTAATTGGTGCTGGAGTTTATATAAGCGCTAAAGGAATGGATTTTAATCTTCTATGGGTGATATTGTTCGGTAATCTACTTGGAATAATTGTAGGGACAGCAACAGAATATTTTACTTCATATGAATATAAGCCTGTTAAATGGATGGCATCACAATCAGAAACAGGTGCCGCCTCTGTAATCATTGCTGGTATTGCTGTTGGATTATATTCAACCGTTATACCTGCCATAACAATTGCTGCAGGAATATTAATTTCTTTCACTCTTGCAGGTGGTACAGTAGACGATCCTATAATGGGACTTTATGGTATTGCATTAGCTTCAGTAGGAATGCTTAGCACACTTGCTATAACATTGAGTACTGATAGTTTTGGACCTGTGAGTGATAATGCTGGTGGTATTGCAGAACAAGCTGGTTTAGACCCTCAAGTAAGGGAAAGAACCGATGCTTTAGATAGTTTAGGTAACACTACTGCTGCTACTGGAAAAGGTATATCAGTTACTAGTGCTGTCCTAACTTCACTTGCTCTTCTAGCTACATATGCAACAGTTGCTGGTATTGATTCATTGAATTTACTAAATCCAAAAATTTTAGTTGGAGCTATTATAGGTGGTTTATTGCCATTTATTTTTGCTGGATTAACTATGGCTGCAGTAGGTAGAGCTGCTGGAGCAATGATAGAAGAAGTTAGACGTCAATTTAGAGAAATCAAAGGACTTAAAGAAGGTAAAAAAGGTGTAAAACCTGATGTAGCAAAGGCTGTTGAAATTTCAACCAATGGTGCATTAAAAGAAATGATAGTTCCGGGAACATTAGCAATACTTGCTCCAATCGCTGTAGGAATTATTCCATTCCTTGGGCCTGAAGCTTTAGGAAGTATGCTTGCAGGATCTATTATTTCTGGATTTTTACTTGCTATTTTTCTAAATAACTTTGGTGGTGCTGCTGACAACGCAAAAAAATATATCGAGTTAGGTAACCATGGTGGTAAAGGATCTGATGCTCATGAAGCAGGTGTCATAGGAGACACTGTCGGAGATCCAACTAAAGATACTAGTGGGCCAGCTCTTAACATTTTGTTAAAGCTAATGGCGATGGTATCAATAGTTTTTGGTCCTCTATTTTTAGGGATAGGTGGATAG
- a CDS encoding creatininase family protein — MKNLEFFNRNQARDFINKNKPMAIIPTGSVEQHLNHLFIGMDINSATGIAQDLAEKFSDDVIFYRPLNAGIAEHHMAFPGTMTLRVNTFIGVLTDIVESLIRGGVKKILFINGHGGNVEPMATAMRNISLQMKGIHEGIDTTEVRTHYDYEELLNKDSEIDIRYTSYWETHDEDFIKNIIDDDVWPGHAGEYETSVALYMFPDLVDKDAIKNDPLGTSTNASKEKGEQIYIDIINQYSKIIKEMLQ; from the coding sequence ATGAAAAACTTAGAATTTTTTAACAGAAACCAAGCAAGAGATTTTATTAATAAAAATAAACCAATGGCTATTATTCCCACAGGCTCTGTAGAGCAACACTTAAATCATTTATTTATAGGTATGGATATAAATTCAGCGACAGGAATAGCACAAGATCTTGCTGAAAAATTCTCTGATGATGTTATATTTTATAGACCTCTAAATGCTGGAATAGCAGAGCATCATATGGCATTTCCTGGAACTATGACTCTAAGAGTTAACACATTTATAGGAGTTCTTACAGATATAGTTGAAAGCTTGATAAGAGGTGGTGTAAAAAAGATTCTTTTTATAAATGGTCATGGAGGGAATGTAGAACCAATGGCAACTGCGATGAGAAATATATCTTTACAAATGAAAGGAATTCATGAAGGAATTGATACTACAGAAGTAAGAACTCATTATGATTATGAAGAACTTCTTAATAAAGATTCAGAAATTGATATTAGATATACAAGTTATTGGGAAACTCATGATGAAGATTTCATAAAAAATATAATTGATGACGACGTATGGCCTGGTCATGCTGGTGAATATGAAACCTCAGTTGCATTGTATATGTTTCCAGATTTAGTTGATAAAGATGCAATTAAAAATGATCCCTTAGGAACATCTACAAATGCTTCAAAAGAAAAGGGCGAACAAATTTATATTGACATAATCAATCAATATTCCAAAATAATTAAAGAAATGTTGCAATAA
- the thiE gene encoding thiamine phosphate synthase, translating to MKSIEGIYVIIDPEFINNEDPIEMTKKVLAGGAKVIQLRNKIASTLETIKWGIEISNLCNEYEAISIINDRVDIACISNSDGVHLGQKDIHPDLVKQITHKNLQIGTSNAIISEVEESEKNSSTYIAIGSIFPTTTKSDTRPASLQLLVDAKKVCKKPIVAIGGINQQNIESTIETGVDSVCIATAITLSKDPEKTTKSLSKYFDI from the coding sequence ATGAAAAGTATTGAAGGTATATATGTAATTATTGATCCTGAATTCATCAATAATGAAGATCCAATAGAGATGACTAAAAAAGTCTTAGCAGGAGGAGCAAAGGTAATTCAGCTAAGAAATAAAATCGCATCAACTCTAGAAACAATTAAATGGGGTATAGAAATATCAAATTTATGTAATGAATACGAGGCTATTTCAATCATTAATGACAGAGTAGATATAGCATGCATATCTAATTCAGATGGAGTCCATTTAGGCCAAAAAGATATACATCCTGACCTAGTAAAACAAATTACTCATAAAAACCTTCAAATTGGTACTTCGAATGCAATAATTTCTGAAGTAGAAGAATCTGAAAAAAATAGTTCTACTTATATAGCTATTGGAAGTATTTTTCCAACAACAACTAAGTCCGATACAAGACCTGCTAGTCTACAATTATTGGTTGATGCAAAAAAAGTGTGTAAGAAACCTATTGTAGCTATTGGAGGAATAAATCAACAAAATATAGAGAGTACTATTGAGACTGGCGTGGACTCTGTTTGCATTGCAACTGCAATAACTTTATCTAAAGATCCTGAAAAAACGACTAAATCATTATCTAAATACTTTGATATTTAA
- a CDS encoding cysteine desulfurase — protein sequence MSLDLNEIYVDNAATTPVSEEVLNEMLPFFTKNYGNPSGLYMLSQESKAAIEFARDKVASVINSKASEIIFTSGGTESNNLALKGFCKPRIENDQDEIIISSIEHHAIIHPSEQLANIGYKTIYCNVDDNGQIKVKEFENLISKKTKLVSIIFANNEIGSVQNIKELVEIVRKKENEFGKKIIFHTDAVQAIGKIKIDVVDLDLDLLSISGHKFNGPKGVGALYVKEDLFLEPLLDGGGQERQNRSGTENVPSIVGLGKAIEIAENNRENFYSHTDKLRNTLIKKLSEILPDLVIHSSSSGLPNILNFSIPNIQGEPILISLDFKGIMASSGSACSTASVEPSHVLLAKNVEENLAMGSVRISFGRDNTFEEVEYIANSLLEIYKDLTS from the coding sequence ATGAGTTTAGATTTAAATGAAATATACGTTGATAATGCAGCTACTACTCCAGTTTCAGAAGAAGTACTGAATGAAATGCTACCATTTTTTACAAAAAATTATGGGAATCCTTCTGGCTTATATATGTTAAGTCAAGAATCTAAAGCAGCTATAGAATTTGCTAGAGACAAAGTAGCATCTGTTATTAATTCTAAGGCCTCTGAGATTATTTTTACAAGCGGAGGAACAGAATCAAATAATTTGGCCTTAAAGGGATTTTGTAAGCCTCGAATAGAGAATGATCAAGATGAAATTATTATTTCTTCAATAGAGCATCATGCTATTATTCATCCCTCTGAACAATTAGCTAATATTGGATATAAAACCATTTATTGTAATGTTGATGATAATGGTCAAATAAAAGTTAAAGAATTTGAAAACTTAATTTCTAAAAAAACAAAATTAGTGTCAATAATTTTTGCTAATAACGAAATAGGATCAGTTCAAAATATAAAAGAATTAGTAGAAATTGTAAGAAAGAAAGAAAATGAATTTGGTAAAAAAATAATTTTTCATACTGATGCAGTTCAAGCAATAGGAAAGATAAAAATTGATGTAGTTGATCTTGATTTAGATCTTTTATCAATATCTGGACACAAATTTAATGGACCTAAAGGCGTAGGAGCTCTTTATGTAAAAGAAGATCTTTTCTTGGAACCTCTTCTAGATGGTGGAGGCCAAGAGCGGCAAAATAGATCAGGTACTGAAAATGTTCCAAGTATTGTTGGACTAGGAAAAGCTATTGAAATAGCCGAAAATAATCGAGAAAATTTTTATTCTCATACTGATAAATTAAGAAATACGTTGATAAAGAAATTAAGTGAAATTCTACCTGACCTTGTAATACACAGTTCAAGCTCAGGATTACCTAATATTTTGAACTTTTCAATTCCTAATATTCAGGGAGAACCAATATTAATTTCATTAGATTTTAAGGGTATAATGGCATCTAGTGGTTCAGCATGTTCAACTGCTTCAGTAGAACCTTCTCATGTTTTGCTAGCCAAAAATGTTGAAGAAAATTTAGCTATGGGTTCAGTTAGGATTTCTTTTGGAAGAGATAACACATTTGAAGAAGTTGAGTATATAGCTAATAGCCTCTTAGAAATATATAAAGATTTAACTTCATAA
- the mutS gene encoding DNA mismatch repair protein MutS yields MTTKKNSSIKMSPGRRQYLDIKNKYDDCLLLFRMGDFYETFDEDAKKLSSILNIALTARDVGDKKKVPLAGIPYHSLDNNLKKLVDSGLKIAIAEQTSDPKESKGIVDRAVTRVITPGTVTDENLLDSNDNNFLVSIYEDKNQIDICALDISTGRFETYATDNQNLQNEIERLNPKEILYVKENNEIINEFFDEYLLREYDGEIKNLGLAKRIINSHFEIEDITQIGLSNRKSLLMSLGIILDFIDSNQKNFSKNHQTINSIDRSNDLILDYVTLRDLEIVKSFSGNDQNTLFYFMDQTNTAMGSRLLRNWLISPSQNISKLEKRHSQIEWIDENKDNLLELDDILRKISDIERIINRVENKSANYRDIISIYESLNQLPLVKKLFTSKKFIFDSNQVLIKKLSKYLNFALDTDKLSEIQTQLPIREGFNKDLDEIKKLKFESNTSILELENNEKNKTGINNLKISFNRVFGYYFEVTKSHLDLVPDYFIRRQTLANSERYYTNELKILEEKILTAGEKIDSLETMIFNQICEEITIYKDEILNMSKDISNIDTIYSMFKIANNNKWIKPVLSDDNKFDIRDALHPVIDKTLGFGKFVPNDLNFSNKTNTAIITGPNMSGKSTYLRTMAIIVILSQVGSFVPASKCEIGIVDRIFTRTGLTDDIHTGKSTFLIEMEETSRILAQSTNKSFAVLDEIGRGTSTYDGLSIAWSILEYINTKEEKKFRTLFATHFHELTKLPETYPNIINLQVAVHEENNSINFLHRIIEGSAEKSYGINVAEIAGIPMEVLLKAKILLGEFENPKYSNNSFQPLLFEENISDVSKQIKDLDLINITPFELMKIISDIQKNL; encoded by the coding sequence ATGACTACAAAAAAGAATAGCTCAATTAAAATGTCCCCAGGCAGGAGACAATATCTAGATATAAAAAATAAATATGATGATTGTCTTTTGCTTTTCAGAATGGGTGATTTTTACGAAACATTTGATGAAGATGCAAAAAAACTGTCTTCAATCTTGAATATAGCGCTAACTGCTAGAGATGTTGGAGATAAAAAAAAGGTTCCACTTGCAGGTATCCCATATCATTCTCTTGATAATAATTTAAAAAAATTAGTAGATTCAGGATTAAAGATTGCTATAGCAGAACAAACTTCTGACCCCAAAGAATCGAAGGGAATTGTAGATAGAGCAGTTACCAGAGTAATAACCCCAGGAACCGTAACAGATGAAAATCTTTTGGATTCTAATGATAATAATTTTTTAGTCAGTATCTATGAAGATAAAAATCAAATAGATATTTGTGCTTTAGATATTTCTACAGGACGATTTGAAACATACGCTACTGACAATCAAAACCTTCAAAACGAAATAGAAAGATTAAATCCCAAAGAAATACTTTATGTTAAAGAAAATAATGAAATCATAAATGAATTTTTTGATGAGTATCTTCTTAGAGAATATGATGGAGAAATTAAAAATTTAGGTCTTGCTAAAAGAATTATAAACTCCCATTTTGAAATAGAGGATATAACCCAAATAGGGTTATCAAATAGAAAATCATTGCTTATGTCCCTAGGTATAATTTTAGATTTTATTGATTCTAATCAAAAAAACTTTTCAAAAAATCACCAAACAATTAACAGCATTGATAGATCTAATGACTTAATCCTTGATTATGTAACTTTAAGAGATTTGGAAATAGTAAAATCCTTTTCTGGTAATGACCAAAATACTTTATTTTATTTCATGGATCAGACAAATACTGCAATGGGAAGTAGATTACTTAGAAATTGGCTGATAAGTCCATCACAGAACATTAGTAAATTAGAAAAACGACATTCTCAAATTGAATGGATAGATGAAAATAAAGATAATCTTTTAGAACTTGATGATATTTTAAGAAAAATTAGTGATATTGAGAGAATAATAAATCGCGTTGAGAATAAATCAGCTAACTATAGAGATATAATTTCAATCTATGAATCATTAAATCAATTACCTTTGGTGAAAAAATTATTCACTTCAAAAAAGTTTATATTTGACTCAAATCAAGTCTTAATTAAAAAATTATCAAAATATCTTAACTTTGCATTGGATACTGATAAATTGTCTGAAATTCAAACACAGCTGCCAATAAGAGAAGGCTTTAATAAAGATTTAGATGAGATTAAGAAACTAAAGTTTGAATCAAATACATCTATATTAGAACTTGAAAATAATGAAAAAAATAAAACAGGAATTAATAACTTAAAAATAAGTTTTAATCGTGTTTTTGGATACTATTTTGAGGTAACTAAATCACACTTAGATTTAGTACCAGATTACTTCATAAGAAGACAAACTCTAGCAAATTCTGAAAGATACTACACTAATGAATTGAAAATTCTTGAAGAAAAGATATTAACAGCTGGTGAAAAAATAGACTCTTTAGAAACGATGATTTTTAATCAAATTTGTGAAGAAATTACTATCTACAAAGATGAAATATTAAATATGAGCAAAGATATATCAAATATAGATACTATTTACTCTATGTTTAAAATTGCAAATAATAACAAATGGATAAAACCAGTTTTATCTGATGATAATAAATTTGATATTAGAGATGCATTACATCCAGTTATAGATAAAACTTTAGGTTTTGGTAAGTTTGTTCCAAACGACTTAAATTTTTCAAATAAAACAAATACAGCGATTATAACTGGTCCAAATATGTCCGGTAAGTCTACTTACCTAAGAACTATGGCAATTATAGTTATTCTTAGTCAGGTAGGATCTTTTGTGCCAGCTAGTAAATGTGAAATTGGTATAGTTGACAGGATTTTTACAAGGACAGGTCTTACAGATGATATTCATACAGGTAAATCTACTTTTCTTATAGAGATGGAGGAAACATCTAGAATACTTGCTCAATCTACTAATAAATCTTTTGCTGTTCTAGATGAGATAGGAAGAGGCACTAGTACATATGATGGTTTATCTATAGCTTGGTCAATTTTAGAATATATAAACACCAAAGAAGAGAAGAAATTTAGAACTTTATTTGCTACTCATTTCCATGAATTAACAAAACTGCCTGAAACTTATCCAAATATTATTAATCTTCAAGTAGCTGTACACGAAGAAAATAATTCTATAAATTTCTTACACAGAATAATTGAAGGTTCTGCAGAAAAATCTTATGGAATAAATGTTGCAGAAATTGCAGGTATCCCTATGGAAGTTTTATTAAAAGCTAAAATTTTACTAGGAGAATTTGAAAATCCAAAATATAGTAATAATTCCTTTCAGCCTCTACTTTTTGAGGAAAATATATCAGATGTGTCTAAACAAATAAAAGATCTTGATCTGATAAATATTACCCCTTTCGAACTTATGAAAATAATTTCAGATATTCAAAAAAATTTATAG
- a CDS encoding ABC transporter ATP-binding protein, translating into MIRVEHFYKNYGPYPAVIDVSFEVLKGEIVGFLGPNGAGKTTTMRTITGYLPPTSGNITVSGYDSLKYSLEARRHIGYLPETVPLYLDMTVSDYLSFMGKIRGMNQKWIDERINKVIDHVKLGDYRNTHIGKLSKGYRQRTGIAQAILHEPDVLIMDEPTIGIDPIQVVETRELISELGESHTLLISSHILPEVSAICPRVLVISDGRIVADDKPNNLSQRLSGTERIELGVSGTKPSEVISKIRDIDSVIDVRSDSRAEQLDQAKKENYYPIIVDAKTNENSSEKIAKVIVDSGWGLRNLTPLPMTLEEIFLQLTQEN; encoded by the coding sequence TTGATAAGAGTTGAACATTTCTATAAAAATTATGGCCCCTACCCTGCTGTAATAGATGTATCTTTTGAAGTTCTAAAGGGTGAGATTGTCGGATTTCTTGGTCCTAATGGTGCAGGTAAGACAACTACAATGAGAACTATTACTGGATATCTTCCTCCAACTTCTGGAAATATAACAGTAAGCGGATATGACTCTCTTAAGTATTCACTTGAAGCAAGGAGACACATAGGTTATTTACCTGAAACAGTTCCTTTATATTTAGACATGACTGTAAGTGATTACTTAAGTTTCATGGGTAAAATCAGAGGAATGAATCAAAAATGGATAGATGAAAGAATAAATAAAGTCATAGATCATGTGAAATTGGGTGATTACAGAAATACACATATAGGGAAATTATCAAAAGGTTACAGGCAAAGAACAGGCATAGCTCAAGCTATTTTGCACGAACCTGACGTTTTAATCATGGATGAACCAACAATAGGAATTGATCCAATTCAAGTTGTAGAAACTAGAGAATTAATTAGTGAATTAGGAGAATCACATACACTATTAATTTCTTCTCATATACTTCCGGAAGTTTCGGCAATTTGTCCAAGAGTGTTAGTTATTTCTGACGGAAGAATAGTAGCTGATGATAAACCAAATAATCTCTCTCAAAGATTATCAGGAACAGAAAGAATTGAATTAGGTGTTTCAGGTACTAAGCCTTCAGAAGTAATTTCTAAAATTAGAGATATAGATTCCGTAATTGATGTAAGATCAGACTCTAGAGCAGAGCAATTAGATCAAGCAAAAAAAGAAAATTATTACCCAATAATAGTTGATGCTAAAACTAATGAAAATTCCTCTGAAAAAATTGCTAAAGTTATTGTTGACAGTGGTTGGGGATTAAGAAATTTAACACCTTTACCCATGACATTGGAAGAAATATTCTTACAGCTTACACAAGAAAATTAA
- a CDS encoding amidohydrolase family protein, giving the protein MHTHSDISFLVDPEADSKLTQGVTFEFLGNCGMSFCAPLNSASKQTLSDRLSKYDSDVKIDWNDFTDWLNKIERNIPSINLAAQLGHGVLRSYVMGMKAVSATPEDIEAMRNIVRSSIDQGVLGFSTGLWYAPGSYSHTEEIVEITKVVAEHDLLYSSHIRSESDDASGLFPAHAEAIEIGRRTGAKIQISHVKSVGPQFWGRGNELLEGMYKAREEGIDVAGDQYPYEWSSTPTSGCMFPRWSLEGGREKTLERLKDKNIREAIKSETINYINRFHGSAGCILAEFSNDKKLEGLNLSEISEEFSCSPEEAAMRLYEISEGSFVLHSMEEQDVDTIGMSDIIAVASDGNSLRNIGPLSNGKPHPRSYGTNTRFIEDMVVNKKKVSISNAIYRMTSLPASRIGLKNRGEIKKGYFADINIFKPEELKEKATYVDPHQYSTGMKWVLVNGKIALKDGKKIEGRFGKVVRSKEG; this is encoded by the coding sequence ATTCACACACATAGTGATATCTCATTTTTAGTTGATCCTGAGGCCGATAGTAAGCTGACTCAAGGAGTAACTTTTGAATTTCTTGGAAACTGTGGAATGAGTTTTTGTGCTCCATTGAATAGTGCTTCAAAGCAAACATTGTCAGATAGATTATCTAAATATGATTCTGACGTTAAGATTGATTGGAATGATTTTACTGATTGGTTAAACAAAATAGAAAGAAATATTCCATCAATTAATCTCGCAGCTCAATTAGGCCATGGAGTTCTTAGATCTTATGTAATGGGAATGAAAGCTGTCTCCGCAACACCAGAAGATATAGAAGCTATGAGGAATATTGTTCGCTCTTCGATAGATCAAGGAGTTTTAGGATTTTCAACAGGTCTATGGTATGCTCCGGGATCATATTCTCATACAGAAGAAATTGTCGAAATAACTAAAGTAGTTGCAGAGCACGATTTGTTATATTCAAGCCATATTAGGTCTGAGAGCGATGATGCTTCTGGGCTTTTCCCTGCTCATGCAGAAGCTATAGAAATTGGAAGAAGAACAGGAGCTAAAATTCAAATTAGTCATGTTAAGAGTGTTGGCCCTCAGTTTTGGGGTAGAGGCAACGAACTTTTAGAAGGAATGTATAAAGCAAGAGAAGAAGGGATAGATGTAGCAGGAGACCAATATCCTTATGAATGGTCTAGTACTCCTACTAGTGGATGTATGTTTCCTAGATGGAGCCTTGAGGGAGGAAGAGAAAAGACTCTTGAGAGGTTAAAGGATAAAAATATTAGAGAGGCTATAAAATCTGAAACTATAAATTATATAAATAGATTTCACGGTTCAGCAGGTTGTATTTTAGCTGAATTTTCAAATGATAAAAAACTTGAAGGACTTAATTTATCTGAAATTTCTGAAGAATTTTCATGTTCACCTGAAGAAGCTGCTATGAGACTTTATGAAATTTCTGAAGGTTCATTCGTACTTCATTCTATGGAAGAACAAGACGTAGATACGATAGGAATGTCTGACATAATTGCAGTTGCTTCAGACGGTAATTCACTTAGAAACATAGGACCTCTTAGTAATGGAAAGCCACATCCAAGAAGTTATGGAACAAACACAAGATTTATAGAAGATATGGTAGTAAATAAAAAGAAAGTTTCAATTTCAAATGCTATTTATCGAATGACTAGCCTTCCAGCAAGCAGAATAGGATTAAAAAATAGAGGTGAAATAAAAAAAGGATATTTTGCAGATATTAATATTTTCAAACCCGAAGAGTTAAAAGAAAAGGCTACTTATGTAGATCCACATCAATATTCTACTGGTATGAAATGGGTTTTAGTAAACGGAAAAATTGCACTAAAAGATGGGAAAAAAATTGAAGGCAGATTTGGAAAAGTTGTCAGATCAAAAGAGGGATAA
- a CDS encoding ribonuclease HII translates to MSNLDFEADLWNKNYNYICGIDEVGRGCLAGPVYSGAVILDKNKSFEDPFFEKINDSKKVSTKVRENLVDYIKEISISTAIGLCTAEEIDEIGIQNSVKLSMKRALNNLSIKPDYLLIDSLSIDSKIPQKNIIKGDQASKSISSASIIAKVSRDNYMIDELSNVYPNYSFEKNKGYGTKVHMEAIKNYGITNVHRKSFEPIKSMISEN, encoded by the coding sequence ATGTCTAATTTAGATTTTGAAGCGGATCTTTGGAATAAAAATTATAATTACATTTGCGGTATTGATGAGGTAGGTAGAGGTTGCTTGGCAGGTCCTGTTTATTCTGGAGCTGTAATTTTGGATAAAAATAAAAGTTTTGAGGATCCTTTTTTCGAAAAAATCAATGACTCTAAAAAAGTTTCTACAAAAGTTAGAGAAAATCTTGTTGATTATATAAAAGAAATTTCTATATCCACTGCTATAGGTCTTTGCACTGCTGAAGAAATAGATGAGATAGGTATTCAAAATTCGGTTAAATTATCAATGAAGAGAGCTTTAAATAATCTAAGTATAAAACCAGATTATTTATTAATTGATAGTTTATCTATAGATTCTAAGATTCCACAAAAAAATATTATTAAAGGTGACCAAGCCTCTAAATCAATATCTTCAGCGTCAATAATAGCAAAGGTGAGTAGAGACAATTATATGATTGATGAACTTTCAAATGTATATCCTAATTATTCATTTGAAAAAAATAAAGGTTATGGCACAAAAGTTCATATGGAGGCTATAAAGAATTATGGAATCACAAATGTACATAGAAAATCTTTTGAACCAATAAAAAGTATGATCTCGGAGAATTAA